The following DNA comes from Mya arenaria isolate MELC-2E11 chromosome 11, ASM2691426v1.
GATAACGCCCCCGTATCCTTTCACCCGCGACGCCATGTTTGCAAGAGCCTTGTCTGCGGCCTCCTGTGCGTCCATtcctgtatttaaaaaataccacatatttgtttattgattgaAAGCATATGTTCACTGACTATGACCACACTCTATGAGCACTGAATTTTGCTGTTTTTCTCTGTtgaacaagaaacataactttaCAAATTTTGTATTTAGAGTGATTTGACCTGAACTTGGTACCCAAACTAGAGCATGCGCTATCCACCGTAATTTGTGTACACGTGTTctatgaacatttatattgacaGTAGTTCCTTAAcgcattcaaaatataaagctACACTTCTCTATCTTCCTCACCTGTCCTCATGGAGGTGATGACCTGGTGTGCCAGCACGACCTTGGAGATAGACTCCCCGTGACCCGTGCATGATATGCCACCCACATCGTTGTCCGCGTACCCACCGGCACCTGTGCACAGCGGAGCCGACACAAGTTCATAAATACAAGTTATTTATttgagataaaaataaaattaatatatactaaAGACTATGAATCggttattattttgaattacatTCGACAATTTTCGACAAACGGCTTTTAGACTCTATGATAACGAGATCActatattttaacttatttaactATTATGAAAACGATCATTCTGTCTTTTCTTGTAAACCTGATGTTCCTATTTGGAGGGTGGGCGTACCTATAAGAGGGCTATCACCTACGCGGCCCGGTCGTTTGCCGGAAATGCCACCCGTTGACGTTCCGTATGCCACGTTACCGTTCTTGTCCAAAGCCACTGCACCCGTAGTATCGTGACCGGAATCTCTGATATTATAAGTTCTTGtataattaacttcatgaacattcaaaaaaaatgttgttgtcgCTCATGCGTTctaaaagtttataaatatcaGTCAGTTTTGAAAACACATCTGGGGAAATGAAGTTATCTCtcgttttcaatttaatacaatAGACATGCACTATTCCTAGGATAAAGACTGGAAATGTAATACAGCCAAATAAATGTCGTGTTCATGCAATCCCTCTCGGCCGTGAAATCAGCGACGAGTACAGTACAGAGCTAGCAGATAATGTAGTCAATAGAAGTTCTAGTTAGAACCACACTTTCAGTGACACACAAACCTCCTTACCTGAACGTTTCCATAATATGTCTGGTGCAGCCGACAggttaattaattgtttcttgATTGATACGTTTGTTCTGTTAAACACAAGCCCACGATACACTTAGTCTCATGCGAGcaaataatagtaaaatatcGAGAACAAACGTTGACTTTTGTATaccttttatattttgtaagtaatatctatatatatttctgATGAGCAAGCACTAACTCTTACAGAGCCATCATTAGAGTGAAATAAATGAGACTAGCACCGGAAGAATTGTACTACCGAAAGCAGCAGCATCCGGTTCTCACCTCGATTTAAAAGCGTTTTTGACGGTGTCGCCGTAGTTTCCCTTGTATAGAGCTAGATCGCTTTTTGCCCTCTCGGACACCAGGGAATCCAACGGCACGCTCTCGATACCCATTTCCTTCGCAAACTGGTTGGCGCCTTCCCCAACCAGCAGAGTATGGGTGGTCTGCAGACGACATTCATTTCTCAGAAATCAGTATAAGAATTAGAACTAAATGCACGTTCAACTTAAAAAAGGTTGGTCGAGTCGTTTATCTATACAAGATACTACAATaactattgtattcatataGTCTTAGTATATAACCTCTTTAAACAACTATTGATTTTTCCACTAATTTTGACtctaaattaataataaatggtAATAACAAGAGCTTATTTTTCTGGCATCGATTCCTTTTCCAATCTCTTTAACGTACCATTAAAGGCGCACAACATggtttaatgtaatttttttaaaaattgtttatgcCTTATAATGTTTAGCTCATTTTACTTTaagcaaaacataaataaaaactataataAACAGCGATATTattaaggtacagataaaaactGTTAacaagtgtgtgtgtgtttttttttattaatagctACTTGGGCAACACATCCCAGAGTTAATAAAGAGCCAAAAATCGCtcatatatttcatttggtcctaaatcataatttatactttttatcaatGAAGTCAATTGAGTTAAACATGACAATTCAGTAAAAAGTGTTTTGCATtgacctatattgtgcgcctttaaaggCACTGTTTGTTGAAACGCATTTTTCAGTCAATTCTGATTGAACAGCATGTCTTTAACTAATATTTTTccttaatatgtatacaaagaATACATCACAATGTTGATTGACTTTTTATCCACGAATAagattaaaatgttgattattgattccaaaatatcataaaaaagtcAAGTTAATAAAAACTGTTCGGAGCTcatggttttaaacaaaactaactTCAGGTTATAACTCAAGATCTTGTCCTACCTTTTCCATGACCTTCCTGGCAACTTCAATAGGGTGTTTGATGTTGTGGACGCAGGCGACAGCCCCCGAATTGAGCGTCTGTCCGTCCATAATAACAGCATCCATCTCCACTTTTCCTTCCGCCGTTAGCGGGGAACCCGTCCCTGAAAAGAAAAATAGGATTTCTGCGGTCCATATGCATATAAACCAAATGCAAATCTATTATTTTCAGCTCTAGTTATGCATAGTAATAACGTACATTCAGTTAACCAGTTTTATGGAAGTAAGTCCTGAAAGCTCTTCCGgagttaaaacatttttacttttgaaaacGAGCGCAGATCGGAATATTTAAATccttaaatcaaatatatttgacGGTCTCATTACACCAAATGCATGTTCAAATTCTACAAACGGAGTTACCGTCTTCACCTACTCAGGCAGATTTATGAGTGAACTCGAAATCTTGGGAACAGAGAATTGCAAATCGCTCAGCAAGACAAATTATGATTGAACTTAACAAAACACGGCATTGCATAGGTTTTTAATTCGGGCTGCAGTAATACGTGTCGAAAATAGTTGTGGTTTTTGTTGTGTTTCTATATGTTTTGTCCTCATAACCGAATTATCAAATTTCGACGTGTCATTAGGTGATTTGGCATTCATATTTAGAAGCAAAAACACAGCATGTCAGTTTAACAAAACAAGCTGATCAAAAGAATGTTCCTCAACGCATGCCGCAGTAAATgctcaataataaaacaatcctGTAAGAGGATAGTCGCgctgtttattttaaactaatctAGGGCGAAATATAACGAAACAAAACGAATCGAGGTCAAGACCACCTGAGACTGCCGAGGTGCATGCCAATGCTAAAacataacgttttttttatttaatgccttatgaaaataaaattccaaagtttataacttgaaaaaagagaaaaaattgAAATGGATTAAGAGTTTTCTATGGAAGATGTGGCGTTATCTTATAAAACGCAAACTTGGTTTCattctaatatatttatttctgtccatatttaattattttaaagcattattgtTCATTGATAGGCAAAGTTtaaattttccatttttattcaaaatgaggCATTTATTTCCATTTAGAAATGTCCCGGTTCCATTCCTGAAatgttaaatcaaacaatgaatAACGAAACACATACATTCATTGAAGTAtctgaaatcattaaaaaacaatcGTGTTGTATAATCTTCACACGATCGAGTATGATTACCTTTCTCGCCTTTGTATTTCTAGATTTCAAGATTCGAAAGGGTGTACCACCCTTTGCGTACCGAAAACGCCTTCATTTTTATCCAAATCCGCATAACAATTAGTATTAAACGATTCGAATAGACTGCGTGACAATAAGTTAATTAATGACAATTCATGCCAATTTAAGAGTTTTTGAGTTCCGCGTATCATGCCAATCGCTAGAGTCTCGAATAACCATAAAAAGGTGAATGAAAACGCAGTGGCCTGTTTTATGGTCGTggcatacacatatataaatataaatgaagagTTGGATTCTAAGAATTAAACTTAATCAGACACATTCGTAACACGCACCAGAGTCAAAACAAGGATCATCTTCGAGTACTCGCAAAGCCGCCTCCACCGCGTCAATGGCGGTACCGCCGCTGGTCAGCTTTTTATAGCCGGCCTTGGCCGCCGCCTTCGTGCCCGCCCGCGACCCGTCCACAATATCCTTCGGAAGGGTCCATGCGCCGCCGTGTACAATAATCACTGGCTCCGTCATTTTATATGGTTGATCGTTGTTTCTGTATGTCCGAGCGCTCATGTGAACATAATAAAACGATTCCTTCTATATATATGCGTTTGATTGGTGAGTTGGTATATAGCCCTGTTTTTCATTGGTTAAACTAAATCGATATAAAAAATTGCGCTTATCTATCTATTCAAAAGTAAATTGTGCACCAATGGAACGGCGCATTACGAAGATTATTATAAGTTCTGATCTTCAAGCATGATGACGCATTAAACAAAACGCTAGTACTTATATTGTGCATTTATTTACTACAAGTATGCGAGCCAGCATTTCGACAAAGCAGAAATAATCATGAATGTCTCTTCATCAAGCTGGCCACTGTATCTCTTTTCTATAATTGTAAATCGAACTTACCGAAGAAATTACCACACGTTTCAAGAAACCTGGGGCAGTGATTaggaacagtctcaagtctaagttcagactcaagactcaatatggcaaaacttcatttcattgtaattttccttCTATCAAAGCATTGATGGTGAAATTTGCTGAATTGTATAAcaatttgaatgtttgactattatttatatatttttttgtaaaagaaatggaataaatatgatACTTCAATAAAAGTGCTTTTTTgggtctgagtctagacttggacttgagactgtacgtaatcatggccccataAATGACGCCAGATACAATTAAACTGCTTTTCAGAACGGTTGATGAAggaaaatatttgcttttgttttaatcaaaggATTTAAATGATTCTACGTACAAAACATAGATTTAAGGATTTATTCAGTTTCGAGGGTTCATACAGTATGAACGCTCATATCCATATAGCTCTTAGGCAGACTAGATGCGTACTGCAGATTGCAGCTAGGGCATGCACCTTCAATATCGTGGCTGAATTCCGAAGTTTGCATCAATTCGTTGGTTAAGCGAAAAGTCTTTTGTCGTTTAGTTTATTCCTGGTTAAAAGCGTCACTACATGTGGATAAGCAACCGCCAGAACTAACAAGTGGCAACAAAAATCTGATTGGCGTCGTTGCTTTTAAACGAAATcatactttgtatttaaaacctATCGATAACTgcatcaaaacatacacaagTGTTAAACCTACTTATCCCCCATTTTCGatcatatatattgaaaagaaatggCGTGACTATTAGAAAAAGTTCCCCTCTCTTACTGTCACGCAAAATACTGATATGTCAgctacatatatgttttaaataaatttaggTTTAATTTACCAAGAACTAGGCATGCTTTTTATCATCGAAAGTGTTCACTATCcgatttttataaatattgtaatagtGTTATTGAtcatttgtccaaaattgttgcaacttatttttctatttttagctcaccagagcacgaagtgctcaaggtgagcgattgtgatcggtctttgtccgtcgtccgtccgtcagtccgtccgtccgtccgtccgtccgtcaacaattgcttaaatcatcttctctgaaacgacctggccaaattcattgaaacttcacaggaagcttccttgggtgtccctctacaagaatacaacaaggggtcacgattgattaagaacaacaacaacaaaatggccgacttccggttttgcttcaaaaaacatcttctctgaaactaccagtccaaattcagtGAAACTTTACCgcaagcttccttgggtgaccctctaaaaaatacaacaaagggtcacgattgatcaacaccatcatcaacaacaacaacagcaacaacaacaaaatggccaactttctgttttgctttaaaaaaaacatcttctctgaaactacctctccaaattcaatgaaactttacagaaagcttcctcGCGTGACTCTCTAcgaaaatacaacaaggggtcacgattgattaaaagcaacaacaacaaaatggccgacttccagttttgctttaaaaagcatctcctctgaaactaccaatccaaattcaatgaaaaaaacaacaaggagtcacgattgatcaacatcatcaacaacagcaacaacagcaacaacaacaaaatggctgacttcctgttttgctttaaacaaacatcttctctgaaactaccactccaaattcattcaaactttacaggaagcttccttgggtgaccctctacaaaaatattacaggaggtcacgattgatcaacaacaacaacaacatcaacaaaatggccaacttcctgttttctttaaaaataacatatccTCTAAAACGACCTGTCcaaatttgaataaactttATAGGAAGCTTCCTCGGGTGACCATctaataaaatacaacatggggtcacgattgatcaacaacaacaacaacaaaaatggccgacttcctgttttgctttaaaaaaaacatctctcctaaaactaccactccaaattcaatgaaattttacaggaagcttccttgggtgaccctctacaaatatacaacaaggggtcacgattgattaactacacaacaacaacaacaacaacaacaacaacaacaacaacaacaaaatggccaacttcctgttttgctttaaaaatatctCCTCTAAAACCATCAGTCCAAATTCGATGATACTTAACAGGAAGCTCCCCTGGGTAAGCTTCTACAGATATACAACAAAGGATCGCGACTTATCACCAACACCAACAATCAGGcaaacttcctgttttgcttgaTAAAAACATCTCGTCTGAAACAACGAGGCAAAATTCAccgaaactttacaggaagcttcattgcatgaccctctacaaaactACAATAAGACATTGAGATTgatcaataacaaaaacaacaacaaaatggccgacttactgttttggtttaaaaaaaatctctgaaactaccaggccaaattcaacgaaaatttacaggtagcttcattacatgaccctttacaaatataaaacaaggcatcgtcatcagttaagatatgttaaaattgcaacaTCTTTTTTAATGCTTAATCACAGAGTTGTGGacctttgcttaggtgagcgttttagggccatcatggccctcttgtttaattttCTACCTCTTTTCTTCTTACTTCTTTTCTTCGGAGTTTCCTCTGCTGAAAGTTGTTGTTATAATCCTTACTTACTGTATGTAGTGTCTAGCATATGCTTTTTTCCTAACACTATATGATAAACTCGTAATTTGGATTTTGGATTGATAGCATTACGCTGGTCATTGTTTACTAGTCAAAATTGTCCGCCATTTGCGTTTGATAGGCTACAGCGTAGTTAATTATGCATACAAGTGAATCTAGTAATTTCCAACATTGAAAtatgatgatattttgtttttatgtttactgtgtcaaattcatataaatatatcatttgttaTCTAAGGTATTACCTCCGATCTTTAGTGTTGGGGAGAACTATTTCACTATTGGTCTTTGCTATACTTCGTTTTtaccataaaaacaacaacacaaatgtgcaaTACCAGACGAGTTATTTAGAATACAAAAAGAGCGGGCTTGAAAAATGAGATGAAAAGAATAGCTTATCAAAAAGATAATATGctttgcaaaaacaaatgacGAATTTCGAATCATTACTCTTAAagtaatcttaaaaaaaactacaaagcTAAAGATTTAGACACTTGCAACCTCCTCTCCAAAGAGTCACAGACATATCTGTCCTTACTATTTTCGCTCTTCCAGCGACCATGACGTTACCAACAACGATCGTTAACACCGGCATTCGCCGCGCACGTGGCGCCACCTGCACGCAAAGAGTGCAAACCTATGTTCAAATCCCCAACCACTTCTCTCAATCTAGCCAAAAGACACTCACGAGTTCTCGTGTAACTCAGTGGCTTATTCTTTGAAATGAGTTTGCATTTATCTTTCGATCTATTGATAGGccgaaaaagaaaactattttccAGACTAGACAAATTTGCTGCGCTAAAATACCTTTGTAACAAAGTGTATGGACAAGCGGCTGTAGAACCCATAGCAATGTCTACTTTAATACCCCTGCGATACTGGTCAGTCAGCTATCGTGAAATAATCATCGTAAATCAAAACGCAAAAATCTATTATACGCTAAAACAATCATACATAAATCACGTAGAATGTAAACATCTGTAGTGCTAGAATAATTGTTACACAAACTTATTAACGTGTCAGTTAAAATGGGATCCTTGAGTTGTGTCGGTTTTGAAAGAGTTCTTTTTGCAGTTTCGAGCAGGTTTGTCACAAATAAATTAGCAGTAGGATCCGGTAAACTCCTGAGTGAATGTGCCCATTTAATACTGTACACAGTTGCACTTATCACAGAACTAGAAATGCGTTTGTCGATTAATTCAGTCAAATATAAGGCAACGTGAATTGGTGAAGCTGGAATTGCGTTACCTCCCTTTGATGTAATGAAATGCTTCCACTTATTGAAACTCATATACTTGATGTTCGTATTGTCACTCCTTGAACCCGCCAAAAAGTTCGACAGATCACCGAATACGTCACCATCTAATCCACTGGTGCTTAACTCGTTCTGCATACCCTCTCTCAGGTTTAGGCCTGCGAAACGTAAACATACATGAGTTACATAAATCTCAAAGCAACAAATCCAAATTTAAGCGGCCTGCCGTCAAAAATCCCGTTCCTTCTGCGTCCCCGCCTTGTGAGACGACCAGGCTGAAAACAATACAATCATGTACAAAACCGGCCTTTTCGCCGTCACTCTGAAAACATATTGGCCAAAACAGAGCAGATTTCCACATAGGAACTAACAATGTTGCTTTACACTGTTCTTTCTTTatcttaataatgcattaattgaTCAATATCGATGGAGGAACTAGCCAGTTGTTCTCTTCCGACCATTGTACACTGAAAGCATCAACAGACGTAGTACCCGGACACCAGTACTTTGAATTAAATTTGGCACATTTAGCATTATAGCTGCACGCAAAACGATCACATGTATGCGGTCCCCATACACGTTCTAagtcattaaaaacaaattgcttaATAGACCAGTCATCACTATCCGTACACCTACTCAGAAAATCAGCTT
Coding sequences within:
- the LOC128207542 gene encoding isoaspartyl peptidase/L-asparaginase-like, with product MSARTYRNNDQPYKMTEPVIIVHGGAWTLPKDIVDGSRAGTKAAAKAGYKKLTSGGTAIDAVEAALRVLEDDPCFDSGTGSPLTAEGKVEMDAVIMDGQTLNSGAVACVHNIKHPIEVARKVMEKTTHTLLVGEGANQFAKEMGIESVPLDSLVSERAKSDLALYKGNYGDTVKNAFKSRDSGHDTTGAVALDKNGNVAYGTSTGGISGKRPGRVGDSPLIGAGGYADNDVGGISCTGHGESISKVVLAHQVITSMRTGMDAQEAADKALANMASRVKGYGGVIVLSRLGDVALSYTTENMSWAWAKKGTLHSGVSPGEDFKEPVGGV